Proteins encoded in a region of the Drosophila busckii strain San Diego stock center, stock number 13000-0081.31 chromosome 2L, ASM1175060v1, whole genome shotgun sequence genome:
- the LOC117134807 gene encoding uncharacterized protein LOC117134807, giving the protein MAASGNNDITLGDAQSPTSEVGSVPTPTFTEAQWRTIVEMQNRNFAEMCKTLQAPVHPQRRVVLPKFNPDDTGADAKQWCATASIIMDEQPLNGSELVMMLSTCMQGSASAWLSQICYPGINWGEFKELFTQRFEVQETSAAMMLNLLTSRPAHNECHALYASRLVTSLMTKWRHMNPEEIAVSTVLAHMANIDGRLQRTVFASNVQTRAQLQAELKAFAFNKNNDGGSNDHKRAGYFGSDRGPEKKKIKIQSEIKCHYCGKLGHKMFECRKRKAETNEAGPSRSYGKPMTGRQGVTCFKCGIAGHIASNCKKGATIPNGNNEKRVDVCAVLKPRGIMYQHAKHDAHPILDPTHEVE; this is encoded by the exons atggcCGCATCGGGAAACAACGATATTACTTTGGGAGACGCTCAGTCTCCGACATCAGAAGTGGGATCAGTGCCAACTCCTACATTTACGGAGGCCCAGTGGCGTACTATCGTAGAAATGCAGAATCGCAATTTTGCGGAGATGTGCAAAACTTTGCAGGCACCCGTGCATCCTCAACGCCGCGTGGTCTTGCCTAAGTTTAACCCGGATGACACTGGCGCAGACGCAAAACAATGGTGTGCTACAGCAAGCATAATTATGGACGAGCAGCCGCTCAATGGCAGCGAGCTTGTTATGATGTTAAGCACTTGCATGCAGGGCAGTGCTTCTGCGTGGCTTTCGCAGATCTGCTATCCCGGGATCAATTGGGGCGAGTTCAAAGAATTGTTCACACAACGTTTCGAGGTTCAAGAGACGTCGGCGGCCATGATGCTGAACCTGCTGACCAGCCGTCCAGCACACAACGAGTGCCATGCGTTATACGCAAGCCGACTGGTGACGTCATTAATGACAAAATGGCGTCATATGAATCCAGAGGAGATTGCCGTGTCGACTGTGCTTGCGCATATGGCTAACATTGACGGCCGTTTGCAACGCACTGTGTTTGCTTCAAATGTGCAGACGAGGGCCCAGCTGCAAGCGGAGCTAAAGGCGTTCgcgtttaacaaaaataatgatGGTGGTAGCAACGACCACAAGCGAGCCGGATATTTTGGATCAGACCGTGGCCCAGAAAAAAAGAAGATAAAGATACAGAGCGAAATCAAGTGCCATTATTGTGGGAAGCTCGGGCACAAAATGTTCGAGTGCCGTAAGAGGAAAGCCGAAACTAATGAAGCAGGACCAAGTCGTTCATATGGCAAACCGATGACGGGACGACAAGGTGTGACGTGCTTCAAGTGTGGCATCGCTGGTCACATTGCGTCTAATTGTAAGAAGGGTGCAACTATACCGAATGGCAACAACGAGAAGCGAGTAGACGTGTGTGCAGTTTTGAAGCCTCGTGGAATTATGTACCAACATG CAAAGCATGATGCCCATCCTATATTAGATCCAACGCACGAGGTCGAGTAA
- the LOC108607988 gene encoding mitogen-activated protein kinase kinase kinase 7, whose amino-acid sequence MHLIMEYAENGSLDAYIHTSGLVLKFENLLNLMRQCVKGLAYLHGRDPIIMHRDVKPANMVLTSNYRKLKICDFGLVKSVASTNTVNIGSAVYTAPEIYNTKKYDEMCDVYSFGVMFWEVMSQRKPFENCTFEHLMNQVLIQKERPDINAVKNSEISEQIKEIIELCWQENSDARPSMKALEDKLNTYLSHFKLEKGLAYLHGSEPIIMHRDVKPANMVLTSNYRKLKICDFGLVKSIASKNTENIGSAAYTAPEIYKVSIQVC is encoded by the exons atgcatttaataatggAATACGCTGAAAATGGTTCGTTAGACGCTTATATTCATACTAGTGGCCtggttttaaaatttgaaaatttactCAATTTAATGCGTCAGTGTGTAAAG GGCTTAGCTTATTTGCATGGAAGGGATCCAATAATTATGCACCGAGATGTGAAGCCTGCAAATATGGTACTCACCAGTAACTATCGCAAATTAAAGATCTGTGATTTCGGTTTGGTTAAGTCAGTAGCTTCAACAAATACTGTAAATATCGGTTCAGCAGTATATACAGCACCGGAAATATATAAC ACCAAAAAATACGATGAAATGTGCGATGTCTACAGCTTTGGTGTTATGTTCTGGGAGGTGATGTCTCAGAGAAAACCTTTTGAAAACTGCACATTCGAACATTTAATGAACCAAGTTCTTATACAAA aAGAGCGACCAGATATTAATGCAGTCAAGAACTCTGAAATATCtgaacaaataaaagaaattatagaGCTCTGCTGGCAAGAGAACTCTGACGCACGGCCCTCGATGAAAGCATTGGAGGATAAGCTCAACACTTACTTAAGCCATTTTAAGTTGGAGAAA GGATTAGCTTATTTGCATGGAAGTGAACCAATAATTATGCACCGAGATGTGAAGCCGGCAAATATGGTACTGACCAGTAACTATCGCAAATTAAAGATCTGTGATTTCGGTTTGGTTAAGTCAATAGCTTCAAAAAATACTGAAAATATCGGTTCAGCAGCATATACAGCACCGGAAATATATAAAGTGAGTATTCAAGTTtgttaa